From the genome of Muricauda sp. SCSIO 64092, one region includes:
- a CDS encoding IPExxxVDY family protein — MVTIHKISEGLFMESFDLIALHCAMECYALAYHINKATGFKLVRAEEDLEIATSSYPFYEWKDSIKDQEWYLIKNVVTVEEVGDDQGLFQDSMTTTLHYLLEERKEINYLLKLSPGNSNEITKALEIIRTVPSISMAYQMDVETLKSKRNLIF, encoded by the coding sequence ATGGTCACTATACACAAAATTTCCGAGGGATTGTTTATGGAGTCCTTCGATCTTATTGCACTCCATTGTGCTATGGAATGTTATGCGTTGGCCTATCATATCAATAAAGCAACCGGGTTTAAATTGGTAAGGGCGGAAGAGGATCTGGAAATTGCAACCTCTTCGTATCCCTTCTATGAGTGGAAGGACAGTATTAAGGACCAGGAGTGGTATTTAATAAAAAATGTAGTTACGGTAGAAGAGGTTGGCGATGACCAGGGATTGTTTCAGGATAGTATGACCACAACCTTACATTATTTACTGGAAGAAAGGAAGGAAATCAACTATTTACTGAAATTGAGCCCAGGGAATTCCAATGAAATAACAAAGGCCCTGGAAATTATACGGACCGTCCCCAGCATAAGCATGGCTTATCAAATGGATGTGGAAACACTAAAATCTAAAAGAAATCTAATATTTTAA
- the pyk gene encoding pyruvate kinase produces MPSKKKTKIVATLGPATSKKEVLREMMKEGVDVFRINFSHANYDDVKERIELIRELNEELEYNVAILADLQGPKLRVGVMGGEVVVAPDDEILFVTGEPFEGSAERVYMNYTSFPQDVKPGERILLDDGKLIFEVMHTNGENEVKAKVIQGGPLKSKKGVNLPNTNISLPALTEKDIEDAIFAIKQEVDWIALSFVRFSQDLIDLQNLIKVHSDNKIPIVAKIEKPEAVDNIDKIVAYCDGLMVARGDLGVEVPAQEVPLIQKQLVLRAKKARIPVIIATQMMESMITSLTPTRAEVNDVANSVMDGADAVMLSGETSVGNYPVQVIQKMTSILKSVEGSNLITVPQNPPHIRTKRYITKSVCYHAALMANEIQAKAISTLTNSGYTAFQISAWRPSAHILVFTSNKRILTQLNLLWGVKAFYYDRYVSTDETIEDVNVIACKKGFLDVGDMLISLAAMPIKDKGMVNTLRVTEIETCAF; encoded by the coding sequence ATGCCTTCAAAGAAGAAAACCAAAATTGTGGCCACGTTAGGCCCTGCTACCAGTAAGAAAGAGGTATTAAGGGAAATGATGAAGGAAGGGGTCGATGTATTTCGAATTAACTTTTCGCACGCCAATTATGACGATGTTAAGGAGCGCATAGAACTGATTAGGGAGTTGAATGAAGAGCTGGAGTATAATGTGGCAATTTTGGCAGATTTACAGGGACCAAAATTACGCGTGGGCGTCATGGGGGGTGAAGTGGTGGTTGCCCCGGACGATGAAATACTTTTTGTTACCGGAGAACCTTTTGAAGGAAGCGCAGAACGGGTGTATATGAACTATACCAGTTTCCCCCAGGATGTAAAACCAGGGGAACGGATTCTATTGGATGATGGAAAGCTGATTTTTGAGGTCATGCATACCAATGGGGAAAATGAAGTAAAGGCCAAGGTAATACAGGGCGGCCCACTTAAATCCAAAAAAGGGGTCAACCTTCCCAATACCAATATTTCCTTGCCCGCATTGACCGAGAAGGACATTGAGGACGCCATTTTTGCCATAAAACAGGAAGTGGATTGGATTGCATTGTCCTTTGTGCGATTTAGTCAGGATTTGATCGATCTGCAAAATTTGATCAAAGTACATTCCGATAATAAAATTCCGATAGTCGCAAAAATTGAAAAACCTGAAGCCGTTGATAACATTGATAAGATTGTTGCCTATTGTGATGGCTTGATGGTTGCACGTGGTGACTTGGGGGTGGAGGTTCCGGCTCAGGAAGTCCCATTGATACAGAAACAATTGGTGCTAAGGGCAAAAAAGGCAAGGATACCGGTAATTATTGCCACCCAAATGATGGAGAGCATGATCACAAGCTTAACCCCGACCCGTGCAGAGGTCAATGATGTGGCCAATTCCGTTATGGATGGTGCAGATGCCGTAATGCTTTCCGGGGAGACCTCCGTGGGCAATTATCCCGTACAGGTCATCCAAAAAATGACAAGTATCTTAAAAAGTGTGGAGGGCTCAAATTTGATTACCGTGCCACAGAATCCGCCACATATCAGGACCAAAAGATATATCACCAAATCAGTCTGTTACCATGCGGCCCTAATGGCGAATGAAATACAGGCAAAGGCCATTTCCACATTGACCAATAGTGGGTATACGGCATTTCAGATATCTGCATGGCGTCCAAGCGCACATATTCTGGTATTTACCTCAAACAAGAGGATTTTAACACAACTCAATCTTTTATGGGGGGTAAAGGCCTTTTATTATGACCGTTATGTTTCCACCGATGAAACCATTGAGGATGTTAACGTAATTGCATGCAAAAAAGGATTCCTGGATGTAGGGGACATGCTGATCAGTTTGGCAGCAATGCCCATTAAGGATAAGGGGATGGTCAATACCTTAAGGGTAACGGAAATAGAGACCTGTGCGTTCTAA
- a CDS encoding PAS domain-containing protein, translating into MKEYDFAANNFYAKQGLKSLPLGSWDLFSSGFNTLCSGLSEVKNLKSFALTHKWEDTSSFEKEILEDNHIVVVTDTNLTIVHASKSIYGMNGYLPQEIIGKKPKLFQGEKTCQETSLRIRKAIENREPFEEVILNYRKDGSTYKCWIKGAPVKDVHGKVVNFIAFEREVA; encoded by the coding sequence ATGAAAGAATACGATTTTGCCGCTAATAATTTCTATGCCAAACAGGGATTGAAAAGTCTCCCTTTGGGATCGTGGGATTTATTTTCAAGCGGATTCAACACCCTTTGTAGCGGTTTAAGCGAGGTCAAGAATTTAAAATCCTTTGCCTTGACCCACAAATGGGAAGATACCTCGTCCTTTGAGAAGGAAATTCTGGAAGATAACCATATTGTGGTCGTCACGGATACCAATCTTACCATAGTACACGCTTCAAAAAGTATTTATGGAATGAATGGTTACCTCCCCCAGGAAATTATAGGCAAGAAGCCCAAACTGTTTCAGGGGGAAAAAACGTGCCAGGAGACTTCCCTTAGAATACGTAAGGCCATAGAAAACAGGGAACCTTTTGAAGAGGTTATCCTGAATTACCGAAAAGACGGTTCAACCTATAAATGTTGGATCAAAGGGGCCCCGGTCAAAGATGTCCACGGCAAAGTAGTCAACTTTATCGCTTTTGAGCGCGAGGTAGCTTAG
- a CDS encoding helix-turn-helix domain-containing protein → MKLEFHDPKLGALFGLTDDIKNEGRYFTLTERTIKFLWNRNNEPVWLTVDGLKLELLPNQLVTVTYLQQISYKDASLPITAFLFNREFYCIADHDSEVSCNGILFFGTQDLPIITLHKEHQKRFDLHYDIFVEEFSTPDKIQGDMLQMLLKRLIIMSTRLAKEQLIVKELNNDQIEVIRKFNFLVDIHYRTKRKVSDYADMLFKSPKTLSNLFSIYNQKSPQQIILDRLALEAKRLIHFTDKQNQEIAYELGFNDPAHFSKFFKKVTKMTPSEYRDGP, encoded by the coding sequence ATGAAACTAGAATTTCACGACCCAAAACTAGGTGCTTTGTTTGGTTTGACGGACGATATCAAAAATGAAGGGAGATACTTTACCCTAACCGAAAGGACCATAAAGTTTTTATGGAATAGGAACAATGAACCTGTATGGTTAACCGTGGATGGACTTAAACTTGAATTACTTCCCAATCAATTGGTTACCGTTACCTACCTGCAACAAATTTCATATAAGGATGCCAGCCTACCCATAACTGCTTTTTTGTTCAATAGGGAATTTTACTGTATTGCGGACCATGATAGTGAAGTCTCCTGCAACGGTATCCTATTTTTTGGAACCCAGGATTTGCCCATTATCACTTTACATAAGGAGCACCAAAAACGATTTGATCTGCACTACGATATCTTTGTGGAAGAGTTTTCCACTCCGGATAAGATCCAGGGAGACATGCTTCAAATGCTATTGAAGCGTTTGATCATTATGAGCACCCGTTTGGCCAAAGAGCAATTGATCGTAAAGGAATTGAACAATGATCAAATTGAAGTAATCCGAAAGTTCAACTTTTTGGTGGATATTCATTACCGCACCAAACGAAAGGTGAGTGATTATGCCGATATGCTGTTTAAGTCCCCCAAAACCCTTTCGAACCTTTTTTCCATTTACAATCAAAAATCCCCGCAACAGATCATTTTAGACCGATTGGCCTTGGAAGCCAAACGATTGATTCATTTTACCGATAAGCAAAACCAGGAGATTGCCTACGAATTGGGGTTTAACGATCCGGCACATTTTAGCAAGTTCTTTAAAAAAGTGACCAAAATGACCCCTTCCGAATACAGGGATGGGCCCTAG
- a CDS encoding carboxymuconolactone decarboxylase family protein: protein MSTFNVPKREEVSSTNQAIFDNLEKAVGFVPNLFATYAYSENALGNYLTLSNGKTSLNAKEKEVVNLAVSQVNNCIYCLSAHTAIGKMNGFSDDQILELRAGKASFDTKLDALARLARNITENRGATDSNVVANFFEAGWTKENLVDTIVLVGDKTISNYLHKTTDVPVDFPVAQPLDLVEA from the coding sequence ATGAGCACATTTAATGTACCTAAAAGAGAAGAAGTAAGTAGTACTAACCAAGCTATTTTTGACAACCTGGAAAAAGCTGTTGGCTTTGTTCCCAATCTTTTCGCGACCTATGCATATTCTGAAAATGCATTGGGCAACTATTTAACACTGTCCAACGGAAAGACCTCTTTAAACGCAAAGGAAAAGGAAGTAGTGAATTTGGCCGTGAGCCAGGTAAATAACTGTATCTATTGTTTATCCGCACATACGGCCATTGGCAAAATGAATGGTTTTTCCGATGACCAAATCCTGGAACTGAGGGCTGGAAAAGCATCATTTGACACCAAGTTGGATGCCTTGGCAAGATTGGCCCGAAACATTACTGAAAATAGGGGAGCCACGGATAGCAATGTGGTAGCTAATTTCTTTGAAGCCGGATGGACAAAGGAAAACCTTGTGGACACCATTGTGTTGGTAGGGGACAAGACCATTTCCAATTATCTACACAAAACTACGGATGTGCCTGTTGATTTTCCCGTAGCACAACCTTTGGACTTAGTTGAAGCATAA
- a CDS encoding plastocyanin/azurin family copper-binding protein — MKRVIALVVVMVGFAVTANAQDKMMAKEVKTISLEQTPGEFVQKSLTVEEGTYVFAIANNGIDHNVGFVLVEKGKDISKPENHIQTAYVTAPVGTNETQKSKPTVLAKGEYVYFCPLNPTATDNTLIVQ; from the coding sequence ATGAAAAGAGTAATAGCATTAGTAGTGGTCATGGTTGGCTTTGCAGTAACGGCAAACGCCCAGGATAAGATGATGGCCAAAGAGGTCAAGACCATTTCCTTGGAACAGACCCCTGGGGAATTTGTACAAAAAAGCTTAACTGTGGAAGAGGGAACCTACGTGTTTGCAATTGCAAACAATGGTATTGACCACAATGTAGGCTTTGTTTTGGTTGAAAAAGGAAAAGACATCAGTAAGCCTGAAAATCATATACAGACGGCTTATGTCACTGCACCGGTAGGAACCAATGAAACACAAAAATCAAAACCTACCGTATTGGCCAAAGGGGAATATGTATATTTCTGTCCCTTGAATCCAACAGCAACCGACAATACATTGATTGTACAGTAG
- a CDS encoding TetR/AcrR family transcriptional regulator — MQKTNIKHHIISIANDLFYSNGYNATGINEIVAKSNIAKATLYHHFKSKEAICIAYLEMRHQSFMKPLTSFVRSKPLGKPQLLAIFDFLRNLYRQGDFYGCWAQKILGELSSKDKKIHAVIQRQKKELLLFLGEIVGDNIAHISIAETEKISGGLYLLYESAITESHLHQNDWPIHLAKSIAPSLFVESRLKQ; from the coding sequence ATGCAAAAAACCAATATCAAGCACCATATCATCTCCATAGCCAATGATTTGTTCTACAGTAACGGATACAATGCTACGGGAATCAACGAAATTGTCGCCAAATCCAATATTGCCAAGGCTACGCTTTACCATCATTTTAAATCAAAAGAAGCTATTTGTATCGCTTATTTAGAAATGCGCCACCAATCCTTTATGAAACCTTTGACCTCTTTTGTGCGCAGTAAACCCCTTGGAAAACCACAATTATTGGCCATTTTTGATTTTTTGAGGAATTTGTACCGACAGGGGGATTTCTATGGTTGTTGGGCACAAAAAATTTTGGGGGAATTGAGTTCTAAAGACAAAAAAATCCATGCTGTGATCCAGCGTCAAAAAAAGGAATTGCTTCTATTTCTGGGAGAAATCGTTGGTGACAATATCGCCCATATTTCAATTGCAGAAACCGAAAAAATTTCGGGAGGACTCTATCTGCTATATGAGAGCGCCATTACCGAGAGTCATTTACATCAAAATGATTGGCCCATACATTTGGCCAAAAGTATTGCCCCATCATTATTTGTGGAATCCCGTTTAAAACAATGA
- a CDS encoding small multi-drug export protein yields the protein MIIDLITSILWSLSPFGESKVGIPYGIAQGVNSYLVFVTCFLANVLVFPLMMFFLENVNKGLIQWRPYKKAAIWVAKRAKSGTGNKIHRFGFFGLALFVMLPVPGTGVYAGSIAAYLFQIERKKAFIANAIGIFFSSLIIWGVTVSVKAI from the coding sequence GTGATCATAGATCTTATCACTTCCATTCTTTGGAGCCTGTCGCCTTTTGGGGAATCCAAGGTGGGAATTCCCTATGGAATTGCGCAGGGTGTGAACAGTTATCTGGTTTTTGTGACTTGCTTTTTGGCCAATGTGCTGGTATTCCCCTTAATGATGTTCTTTTTGGAAAATGTGAACAAAGGACTCATCCAATGGCGGCCTTATAAAAAAGCAGCGATTTGGGTAGCGAAGCGGGCCAAATCGGGCACAGGAAATAAAATCCATCGGTTTGGTTTTTTTGGTTTGGCACTTTTTGTCATGCTTCCGGTACCTGGAACAGGGGTATATGCGGGGAGTATTGCGGCTTATCTATTTCAAATTGAACGGAAAAAGGCCTTTATTGCGAATGCCATCGGTATTTTCTTTTCATCATTGATCATTTGGGGGGTAACCGTTTCGGTCAAGGCCATCTGA
- a CDS encoding PIG-L deacetylase family protein, whose translation MIKTYVVLLLCFISYSIGAQQNPLNILVFGAHPDDCDISSGGTAILFSNMGHNVKFVSLTNGDAGHHELGGGALAKIRRAEAQEAGRRFGVEYSVLDNHDGELMPTLENRLKVIREIRKWNADVVIAPRPNDYHPDHRYTGILVQDAAYMVIVPNVAPDTPPLAKNPVFLYCQDRFKKPNPFEPDIAVIIDEVFEQKMYATAAHESQFFEWLPWTNGTLEKVPKDKDKRLEFLGDWLGSKPSEASLECLGKWYGQKAVEKARYVEAFEICEYGKQPSDTEIRRLFPMLKM comes from the coding sequence ATGATCAAAACGTATGTAGTATTACTTCTTTGTTTCATTTCCTATTCCATAGGTGCCCAGCAAAATCCTTTGAACATCCTTGTTTTTGGAGCGCACCCAGATGATTGTGATATTTCTTCGGGAGGAACGGCAATTCTTTTTTCCAATATGGGCCATAATGTGAAGTTTGTCTCCTTGACCAATGGCGATGCGGGACATCATGAACTGGGTGGTGGTGCTTTGGCCAAAATCCGAAGGGCGGAAGCCCAGGAAGCCGGCAGAAGGTTTGGAGTGGAGTACTCGGTCCTGGACAACCATGATGGTGAACTGATGCCCACTTTGGAAAACCGTTTAAAGGTCATACGGGAAATCAGAAAATGGAATGCGGATGTGGTTATAGCCCCCAGGCCCAACGACTATCATCCCGATCATAGGTACACCGGTATCCTGGTCCAGGACGCCGCCTATATGGTCATTGTCCCCAATGTGGCCCCGGATACCCCGCCCTTAGCAAAGAATCCCGTTTTTCTATACTGCCAGGATAGGTTTAAAAAACCAAACCCATTTGAACCGGATATTGCCGTAATCATTGATGAGGTATTTGAGCAAAAGATGTATGCGACTGCGGCCCATGAATCCCAATTCTTTGAGTGGTTACCCTGGACAAACGGAACATTGGAAAAAGTTCCGAAAGACAAGGACAAACGACTTGAATTTTTGGGCGACTGGCTGGGATCGAAACCAAGTGAAGCTTCATTGGAATGTCTTGGAAAGTGGTACGGGCAAAAAGCCGTTGAAAAAGCTCGCTATGTGGAAGCTTTTGAAATATGCGAGTACGGAAAACAACCCTCCGATACTGAAATACGAAGGCTATTCCCAATGCTTAAAATGTAG
- a CDS encoding Gfo/Idh/MocA family protein produces the protein MHHKTTKNTDRRSFIKKASMASAAMTTAPFILSASKGERLVLSRTYKDGLFSANDHINIGLIGSGIQGIYDTRAALSVDGVKIVAACDLYTGRLDRAKELWGKDLFVTRDYRKLLGRKDIDAVIVATPDHWHKKIAVDALKAGKHVYCEKPMVQKWEDGKEIISTQKSSGKICQIGSQGMSSLTNEKAKQLYKEGAIGDLVLLDFYNDRYSAEGAWQYPIPPDQSPDTVDFDTFLGNAPKVAYDPTRFFRWRNYKDYGTGVAGDLFVHAFSSLHYMIDSFGPTSALATGGLRYWKDGRDVPDVSITLYDFPKTETHSAFNAVFRVNFIAGSGGGSGFKLVGTEGEMEIGWNTVSVRRSKLNMDPGDYSLVAFTEKTQGAIRSNHSTVSPENRNSVLQTGTTTWETPRDYKGAHHDHFHNFFTAIREKGKTIQDPTFGLRAAGAALLANESYYKKSPVKWNPTEMKMMG, from the coding sequence ATGCACCACAAGACAACTAAGAATACCGACAGAAGATCTTTTATCAAAAAGGCCTCAATGGCCTCAGCGGCAATGACCACGGCACCATTTATCCTTTCCGCTTCTAAAGGGGAAAGATTGGTGCTATCCCGGACGTACAAAGATGGGCTGTTCTCCGCCAATGACCATATCAATATTGGTCTCATCGGTTCTGGAATCCAAGGGATATATGATACCAGGGCGGCCCTTTCGGTGGATGGTGTAAAAATAGTTGCGGCCTGCGATCTTTATACCGGGAGGTTAGATCGTGCCAAAGAGCTCTGGGGCAAGGACCTTTTTGTTACCCGTGACTATCGAAAGCTTTTGGGCCGTAAAGATATTGATGCCGTAATTGTAGCTACCCCGGACCATTGGCACAAAAAAATTGCCGTGGATGCCCTTAAGGCCGGGAAGCATGTCTATTGCGAAAAGCCCATGGTCCAAAAATGGGAGGACGGTAAGGAAATCATTTCCACACAAAAAAGCAGTGGGAAAATTTGTCAGATTGGAAGTCAGGGAATGTCTTCCCTTACCAATGAAAAAGCCAAACAGTTGTACAAAGAAGGTGCCATCGGGGATTTAGTACTATTGGACTTTTATAATGATCGGTATTCGGCAGAAGGGGCTTGGCAATATCCCATTCCTCCGGATCAGAGTCCGGATACCGTTGACTTTGACACTTTTCTTGGAAATGCACCAAAAGTGGCCTATGATCCAACCAGGTTCTTTAGGTGGCGAAATTACAAGGACTACGGTACTGGAGTGGCCGGGGATTTATTTGTACACGCTTTTTCTTCCCTGCACTATATGATTGATTCTTTTGGGCCAACTTCTGCGTTGGCTACGGGCGGGCTACGCTATTGGAAGGATGGCCGGGATGTTCCCGACGTGAGCATAACCCTTTACGATTTTCCCAAAACAGAAACCCATTCCGCTTTTAATGCCGTTTTCCGTGTCAATTTTATCGCAGGTTCCGGAGGAGGTTCAGGATTTAAGTTGGTCGGTACCGAAGGTGAGATGGAAATTGGTTGGAATACGGTCAGTGTTAGGCGGTCCAAACTAAATATGGATCCAGGAGATTACTCCTTAGTGGCCTTTACCGAGAAAACACAAGGGGCCATACGAAGCAATCATTCCACCGTAAGCCCGGAAAATCGAAATTCGGTCCTACAAACCGGTACAACCACTTGGGAGACTCCCAGGGATTACAAGGGGGCACACCATGACCATTTCCATAATTTCTTTACCGCTATTCGCGAGAAGGGGAAAACAATCCAAGACCCCACTTTTGGACTTAGGGCAGCTGGAGCTGCTTTATTGGCAAATGAAAGTTATTACAAAAAAAGTCCCGTAAAGTGGAATCCAACAGAAATGAAAATGATGGGATAA
- the dinB gene encoding DNA polymerase IV: MDLDFPLRKIIHVDMDAFYASVEQRDNPELKGKPVAVGGGSKRGVVSAASYEARKFGVRSAMSGYLAKKNCPDLIFVRPRFDRYKEVSQQVRSIFLEYTDLVEPLSLDEAYLDVTVNKKGNPSATLIAQEIRQRIFEKTGLTASAGISINKFIAKVASDYNKPNGQKTINPEEVIQFLENLDIRKFYGIGKVTAEKMYKLGIFTGKELKEKTQEFLEDHFGKSGGYYYNVVRGVHRSEVKPERIPKSVGAERTFHENLSSEIFMLEKLEHIANELERRLKKSKIAGKTITLKIKYSDFTLQTRSKTLPYFISEKGLILEAAKELLYQAPMQNSVRLLGISLANLNTEKRNSLKDMEEETVSVQLRFDF; this comes from the coding sequence ATGGACTTGGATTTTCCACTTCGAAAGATCATACATGTTGATATGGATGCCTTTTATGCTTCCGTGGAACAAAGGGATAATCCAGAACTTAAGGGAAAACCCGTTGCCGTAGGGGGAGGTTCAAAACGAGGTGTAGTTTCGGCTGCCAGTTACGAAGCACGAAAATTTGGGGTTCGCAGTGCCATGAGTGGGTACCTGGCCAAAAAGAACTGTCCTGACCTTATTTTTGTTCGACCAAGATTTGACCGCTACAAAGAAGTATCCCAACAAGTACGAAGCATCTTCCTCGAATATACCGATCTGGTGGAACCCCTTTCCTTGGACGAAGCCTATTTGGATGTTACCGTAAACAAAAAGGGCAACCCATCCGCTACCCTTATTGCGCAGGAAATTCGACAAAGAATTTTTGAGAAGACCGGTTTGACCGCCTCTGCAGGTATATCCATCAATAAGTTCATTGCCAAAGTTGCAAGCGATTATAACAAACCCAATGGACAAAAAACCATTAATCCGGAGGAGGTCATCCAATTTTTGGAAAACCTGGACATTCGAAAGTTTTATGGCATTGGCAAGGTTACTGCCGAGAAGATGTATAAGCTTGGGATTTTTACGGGTAAGGAGCTAAAAGAAAAAACCCAGGAATTTTTGGAAGATCATTTTGGCAAAAGTGGTGGTTATTACTATAATGTAGTAAGGGGGGTGCATAGAAGTGAGGTAAAGCCAGAACGCATTCCCAAATCCGTAGGGGCGGAACGGACATTCCACGAAAACCTGAGCAGTGAGATTTTCATGTTGGAAAAACTGGAACATATTGCCAACGAGTTGGAACGACGACTCAAAAAATCAAAGATTGCCGGAAAGACCATTACGCTAAAAATCAAATACAGTGACTTCACCTTACAAACAAGGAGTAAAACACTGCCCTATTTCATTTCAGAAAAAGGCTTGATATTGGAAGCGGCCAAAGAACTGTTGTATCAGGCTCCAATGCAAAATTCAGTTCGCTTGTTGGGAATATCCCTGGCCAACCTCAACACTGAAAAAAGGAATTCCTTAAAGGATATGGAAGAGGAAACGGTTTCCGTTCAATTGAGATTTGACTTTTGA
- a CDS encoding NAD(P)H-binding protein has translation MERKQKEAIVLGATGLVGGIVLDLLLKDDRYKKVIVFSRRALEITHSKLHTVTGNLLQLDTFVSEFHGDEAFCCIGTTKAKTPNKDTYRKVDFGIPSTAAKLCKQNGIGTFIVVSAMGADSGSPIFYNRIKGEMEEAVLAVGLEKTHSVQPALIGGTRDEKRPGEYFFKKLMNTLGFLMIGPFRQYKIILPETIAKAMIWLANNPYNKKRVPSETLKELAAYGTP, from the coding sequence ATGGAAAGAAAGCAAAAAGAGGCTATTGTTTTAGGTGCTACGGGACTTGTGGGAGGAATAGTGTTGGATTTGCTTTTGAAGGATGACCGTTATAAAAAGGTAATCGTTTTTTCAAGAAGGGCATTGGAAATAACACATTCCAAATTGCACACCGTTACAGGAAACCTGTTGCAACTGGATACTTTTGTCAGTGAGTTCCATGGCGATGAAGCGTTTTGCTGTATTGGCACCACAAAGGCCAAAACACCGAACAAAGACACCTATCGAAAGGTTGACTTTGGCATCCCCAGCACCGCCGCCAAACTATGCAAACAAAATGGAATTGGAACCTTCATTGTGGTTTCCGCAATGGGGGCAGATTCAGGGAGTCCCATTTTTTACAACAGGATCAAGGGCGAAATGGAAGAAGCTGTTCTAGCCGTTGGTCTGGAGAAAACACATAGCGTCCAGCCGGCTTTAATCGGGGGTACACGGGATGAAAAAAGGCCCGGGGAGTATTTTTTTAAAAAACTGATGAATACGTTGGGTTTTTTGATGATCGGTCCTTTTCGGCAATATAAGATCATTTTACCGGAGACCATTGCAAAGGCCATGATCTGGTTGGCCAATAACCCCTATAACAAAAAACGTGTACCTTCAGAAACCTTAAAAGAATTGGCAGCTTATGGAACACCTTGA
- a CDS encoding CYTH domain-containing protein, whose protein sequence is MEHLEIERKFLVKSNNYKAAAISKNRIVQGFLNTHPERTVRVRITEEKGFLTVKGMGNDSGTTRFEWETEISFAEATNLIDLCEPVILEKVRFKVPVDGAMFEVDEFLGENKGLVIAEIELQHEDQPFQKPDWLGKEVTGNIKYYNAQLSITPFNQWKDYE, encoded by the coding sequence ATGGAACACCTTGAAATTGAACGGAAATTTTTGGTCAAATCCAACAATTATAAAGCCGCTGCCATTTCAAAAAATAGGATTGTCCAGGGGTTTTTAAATACCCATCCGGAGCGTACGGTGAGGGTAAGGATTACTGAAGAAAAAGGGTTTTTGACCGTAAAAGGCATGGGCAATGATTCGGGGACCACACGATTTGAATGGGAAACCGAGATTTCATTCGCCGAGGCCACCAATTTGATTGACCTATGTGAACCCGTTATTTTGGAAAAAGTACGGTTTAAGGTACCCGTGGATGGAGCGATGTTTGAAGTTGATGAATTTTTAGGGGAGAACAAAGGATTGGTCATTGCAGAAATAGAACTCCAACACGAAGACCAACCCTTTCAAAAGCCGGATTGGTTGGGGAAAGAAGTAACCGGAAACATCAAATACTACAACGCTCAATTGAGCATAACACCTTTTAACCAATGGAAAGACTACGAATAG
- a CDS encoding YciI family protein, translating to MERLRIVIFLMAIVFMGCKEVEKPHVQQQGTEAKKSTADVKQELIDKGFQVFDYVDGKTKDTVLMQQYFVAFLKSGPKRSQSKEEADSLQTLHLAHLGRMYEAGYADISGPFGDDGDIRGITIYNVPSLQMADSLANLDPAVQAGRLEIEVHPWWAAKGFPLR from the coding sequence ATGGAAAGACTACGAATAGTGATTTTTTTGATGGCAATTGTCTTTATGGGATGTAAAGAAGTGGAAAAACCACATGTTCAGCAGCAAGGGACCGAAGCCAAAAAAAGTACTGCGGACGTAAAACAAGAATTGATTGATAAAGGGTTTCAGGTCTTCGATTATGTGGATGGGAAAACCAAGGATACCGTTTTGATGCAACAGTATTTTGTCGCCTTTTTAAAAAGTGGACCAAAACGCTCACAAAGCAAGGAAGAAGCGGATAGCTTACAGACCTTACATTTGGCCCATTTAGGCCGAATGTACGAGGCAGGCTATGCCGATATTTCCGGACCTTTTGGTGATGATGGTGATATCCGCGGTATTACCATTTATAATGTGCCCAGCTTACAAATGGCAGATAGCTTGGCCAATCTAGATCCGGCCGTACAGGCGGGAAGATTGGAGATAGAGGTACACCCTTGGTGGGCCGCCAAGGGATTTCCACTGCGATAA